A single Meles meles chromosome 20, mMelMel3.1 paternal haplotype, whole genome shotgun sequence DNA region contains:
- the CARM1 gene encoding histone-arginine methyltransferase CARM1 isoform X2: MAAAAAAAGPGAGGAGAAVPGGAGPCAAVSVFPGARLLTIGDANGEIQRHAEQQALRLEVRAGPDAAGIALYSHEDVCVFKCSVSRETECSRVGKQSFIITLGCNSVLIQFATPNDFCSFYNILKTCRGHTLERSVFSERTEESSAVQYFQFYGYLSQQQNMMQDYVRTGTYQRAILQNHTDFKDKIVLDVGCGSGILSFFAAQAGARKIYAVEASTMAQHAEVLVKSNNLTERIVVIPGKVEEVSLPEQVDIIISEPMGYMLFNERMLESYLHAKKYLRPGGNMFPTIGDVHLAPFTDEQLYMEQFTKANFWYQPSFHGVDLSALRGAAVDEYFRQPVVDTFDIRILMAKSVKYTVNFLEAKEGDLHRIEIPFKFHMLHSGLVHGLAFWFDVAFIGSIMTVWLSTAPTEPLTHWYQVRCLFQSPLFAKAGDTLSGTCLLIANKRQSYDISIVAQVDQTGSKSSNLLDLKNPFFRYTGTTPSPPPGSHYTSPSENMWNTGSTYNLSSGMAVAGMPTAYDLSSVIAGGSSVGHNNLIPLGSSGAQGGGGGGSSAHYAVNSQFTMGGPAISMASPMSIPTNTMHYGS, encoded by the exons ATggcagcggcggcggctgcggcggggCCGGGCGCGGGCGGCGCAGGGGCGGCGGTCCCGGGCGGCGCGGGGCCCTGCGCGGCGGTGTCCGTGTTCCCCGGCGCCCGCCTCCTCACCATCGGCGACGCGAACGGCGAGATCCAGCGGCACGCGGAGCAGCAGGCGCTGCGCCTCGAGGTGCGCGCCGGCCCGGACGCGGCGGGCATCGCCCTCTACAGCC ACGAGGACGTGTGTGTGTTCAAGTGCTCGGTGTCCCGGGAGACGGAGTGCAGCCGCGTGGGCAAGCAGTCCTTCATCATCACGCTGGGCTGCAACAGCGTCCTCATCCAGTTTGCCACGCCGAACG ATTTCTGTTCCTTCTATAACATCTTGAAAACCTGTCGGGGCCACACCCTGGAGCGGTCGGTGTTCAGCGAGCGCACAGAGGAGTCCTCTGCCGTACAGTATTTCCAG TTCTATGGCTACCTGTCCCAGCAGCAGAACATGATGCAGGACTACGTGCGGACGGGCACCTACCAGCGCGCGATCCTGCAGAACCACACAGACTTCAAGGACAAG atCGTTCTTGATGTTGGCTGTGGCTCTGGGATCCTCTCGTTTTTTGCCGCCCAAGCTGGAGCGAGGAAGATCTACGCGGTGGAGGCCAGCACCATGGCCCAGCACGCAGAG GTCTTGGTGAAGAGTAACAACCTCACTGAGCGCATCGTGGTCATCCCCGGGAAGGTGGAGGAAGTCTCGCTCCCCGAGCAGGTGGACATCATCATCTCGGAGCCCATGGGCTACATGCTCTTCAACGAGCGCATGCTCGAGAGCTACCTCCATGCCAAGAAGTACCTGCGGCCCGGGG gaaACATGTTCCCCACCATTGGTGACGTCCATCTCGCACCCTTCACGGATGAACAGCTCTACATGGAGCAGTTCACCAAGGCCAACTTCTG GTACCAGCCATCTTTCCATGGAGTGGACCTGTCAGCCCTCCGAGGTGCTGCGGTGGACGAGTATTTCCGGCAGCCTGTGGTG GACACATTTGACATCCGGATCCTGATGGCCAAGTCTGTCAAGTACACAGTGAACTTCTTAGAAGCCAAAGAAGGAGATTTGCACAG GATAGAAATCCCATTCAAATTCCACATGCTGCATTCCGGGCTAGTTCACGGTCTGGCTTTCTGGTTTGATGTCGCCTTCATCGGCTCCAT AATGACAGTATGGCTGTCCACGGCCCCGACGGAGCCCCTGACCCACTGGTACCAGGTCCGCTGCCTGTTCCAGTCACCACTGTTCGCCAAGGCCGGGGACACGCTCTCAGGGACATGTCTGCTTATTGCCAACAAAAG ACAGAGCTACGACATCAGTATTGTGGCCCAGGTAGACCAGACGGGCTCCAAATCCAGTAACCTCCTGGACCTGAAAAACCCCTTCTTCAG ATACACGGGCACGACGCCCTCGCCCCCGCCCGGCTCCCACTACACGTCGCCCTCGGAGAACATGTGGAACACGGGCAGCACCTACAACCTCAGCAGTGGGATGGCCGTGGCTG GGATGCCGACCGCCTACGACCTGAGCAGTGTCATAGCCGGCGGCTCCAGCGTGGGCCACAACAACCTGATTCCTTTAG GGTCCTCCGGCGCccagggcggcggcggcggtggctcCAGCGCCCACTACGCGGTCAACAGCCAGTTCACCATGGGCGGCCCCGCCATCTCCATGGCCTCCCCCATGTCCATCCCGACCAACACCATGCACTACGGGAGCTAG
- the CARM1 gene encoding histone-arginine methyltransferase CARM1 isoform X1: MAAAAAAAGPGAGGAGAAVPGGAGPCAAVSVFPGARLLTIGDANGEIQRHAEQQALRLEVRAGPDAAGIALYSHEDVCVFKCSVSRETECSRVGKQSFIITLGCNSVLIQFATPNDFCSFYNILKTCRGHTLERSVFSERTEESSAVQYFQFYGYLSQQQNMMQDYVRTGTYQRAILQNHTDFKDKIVLDVGCGSGILSFFAAQAGARKIYAVEASTMAQHAEVLVKSNNLTERIVVIPGKVEEVSLPEQVDIIISEPMGYMLFNERMLESYLHAKKYLRPGGNMFPTIGDVHLAPFTDEQLYMEQFTKANFWYQPSFHGVDLSALRGAAVDEYFRQPVVDTFDIRILMAKSVKYTVNFLEAKEGDLHRIEIPFKFHMLHSGLVHGLAFWFDVAFIGSIMTVWLSTAPTEPLTHWYQVRCLFQSPLFAKAGDTLSGTCLLIANKRQSYDISIVAQVDQTGSKSSNLLDLKNPFFRYTGTTPSPPPGSHYTSPSENMWNTGSTYNLSSGMAVAGMPTAYDLSSVIAGGSSVGHNNLIPLANTGIVNHTHSRMGSIMSTGIVQGSSGAQGGGGGGSSAHYAVNSQFTMGGPAISMASPMSIPTNTMHYGS, translated from the exons ATggcagcggcggcggctgcggcggggCCGGGCGCGGGCGGCGCAGGGGCGGCGGTCCCGGGCGGCGCGGGGCCCTGCGCGGCGGTGTCCGTGTTCCCCGGCGCCCGCCTCCTCACCATCGGCGACGCGAACGGCGAGATCCAGCGGCACGCGGAGCAGCAGGCGCTGCGCCTCGAGGTGCGCGCCGGCCCGGACGCGGCGGGCATCGCCCTCTACAGCC ACGAGGACGTGTGTGTGTTCAAGTGCTCGGTGTCCCGGGAGACGGAGTGCAGCCGCGTGGGCAAGCAGTCCTTCATCATCACGCTGGGCTGCAACAGCGTCCTCATCCAGTTTGCCACGCCGAACG ATTTCTGTTCCTTCTATAACATCTTGAAAACCTGTCGGGGCCACACCCTGGAGCGGTCGGTGTTCAGCGAGCGCACAGAGGAGTCCTCTGCCGTACAGTATTTCCAG TTCTATGGCTACCTGTCCCAGCAGCAGAACATGATGCAGGACTACGTGCGGACGGGCACCTACCAGCGCGCGATCCTGCAGAACCACACAGACTTCAAGGACAAG atCGTTCTTGATGTTGGCTGTGGCTCTGGGATCCTCTCGTTTTTTGCCGCCCAAGCTGGAGCGAGGAAGATCTACGCGGTGGAGGCCAGCACCATGGCCCAGCACGCAGAG GTCTTGGTGAAGAGTAACAACCTCACTGAGCGCATCGTGGTCATCCCCGGGAAGGTGGAGGAAGTCTCGCTCCCCGAGCAGGTGGACATCATCATCTCGGAGCCCATGGGCTACATGCTCTTCAACGAGCGCATGCTCGAGAGCTACCTCCATGCCAAGAAGTACCTGCGGCCCGGGG gaaACATGTTCCCCACCATTGGTGACGTCCATCTCGCACCCTTCACGGATGAACAGCTCTACATGGAGCAGTTCACCAAGGCCAACTTCTG GTACCAGCCATCTTTCCATGGAGTGGACCTGTCAGCCCTCCGAGGTGCTGCGGTGGACGAGTATTTCCGGCAGCCTGTGGTG GACACATTTGACATCCGGATCCTGATGGCCAAGTCTGTCAAGTACACAGTGAACTTCTTAGAAGCCAAAGAAGGAGATTTGCACAG GATAGAAATCCCATTCAAATTCCACATGCTGCATTCCGGGCTAGTTCACGGTCTGGCTTTCTGGTTTGATGTCGCCTTCATCGGCTCCAT AATGACAGTATGGCTGTCCACGGCCCCGACGGAGCCCCTGACCCACTGGTACCAGGTCCGCTGCCTGTTCCAGTCACCACTGTTCGCCAAGGCCGGGGACACGCTCTCAGGGACATGTCTGCTTATTGCCAACAAAAG ACAGAGCTACGACATCAGTATTGTGGCCCAGGTAGACCAGACGGGCTCCAAATCCAGTAACCTCCTGGACCTGAAAAACCCCTTCTTCAG ATACACGGGCACGACGCCCTCGCCCCCGCCCGGCTCCCACTACACGTCGCCCTCGGAGAACATGTGGAACACGGGCAGCACCTACAACCTCAGCAGTGGGATGGCCGTGGCTG GGATGCCGACCGCCTACGACCTGAGCAGTGTCATAGCCGGCGGCTCCAGCGTGGGCCACAACAACCTGATTCCTTTAG CCAACACGGGGATTGTCAATCACACCCACTCCCGGATGGGCTCCATAATGAGCACGGGGATTGTCCAAG GGTCCTCCGGCGCccagggcggcggcggcggtggctcCAGCGCCCACTACGCGGTCAACAGCCAGTTCACCATGGGCGGCCCCGCCATCTCCATGGCCTCCCCCATGTCCATCCCGACCAACACCATGCACTACGGGAGCTAG
- the YIPF2 gene encoding protein YIPF2 isoform X3, with amino-acid sequence MAAADELAFHEFEEASDLLAETPDAATTSGSNQLTPQGHVAVAVDSGVSYGAEEEVEESDRTALLQEEKQQPGFWTFGYYQSFFDVDTSQVLDRIRGSLLPRPGHNFVRHHLRNRPDLYGPFWICATLAFVLAVTGNLTLVLAQRRDPSIHYSPQFHKVTVAGVTIYCYVWLVPLALWAFLRWRKGVRERMGPYTFLETVCIYGYSLFVFIPTVVLWLIPVPWLQWLFGGLALALSAASLVFTLWPVVREDTRLVAAVLLSTVVLLHALLAMGCKAQHEGTPLPALPLRR; translated from the exons ATGGCAGCGGCCGACGAGCTGGCCTTCCACG AGTTCGAGGAAGCTTCTGATCTGCTGGCCGAGACCCCAGATGCTGCCACCACCAGCGGAAGCAATCAGCTGACCCCACAGGGGCACGTGGCCGTGGCGGTGGACTCGGGTGTCAGTTATGGAGctgaggaggaagtggaggagagTGACAGGACTGCG CTCctgcaggaggagaagcagcagccgGGATTCTGGACGTTTGGCTACTATCAGAGTTTCTTTGATGTGGACACATCCCAG GTCCTGGACCGAATCCGAGGCTCGCTGCTGCCCCGGCCTGGCCACAACTTTGTGCGGCACCATCTGCGGAATCGGCCAGACCTGTATG GCCCCTTCTGGATCTGTGCCACACTGGCTTTCGTCTTGGCCGTCACTGGCAACCTGACCCTGGTGCTGGCCCAGAGGAGAGACCCCTCTATCCACTACAGCCCCCAGTTCCACAAGG TGACAGTGGCCGGCGTCACCATCTACTGCTACGTTTGGCTGGTGCCGCTGGCGCTGTGGGCCTTCCTGCGGTGGCGGAAGGGGGTCCGCGAGCGCATGGGGCCCTACACCTTCCTGGAAACCGTGTGCATCTACGGCTACTCCCTCTTTGTCTTCATCCCCACCGTG GTCCTGTGGCTCATCCCTGTCCCATGGCTGCAGTGGCTCTTTGGGGGGCTGGCCCTGGCCCTGTCAGCTGCTAGCCTGGTGTTCACCCTCTGGCCTGTCGTCCGAGAGGACACCAGGTTGGTGGCTGCGGTGCTGCTCTCGACTGTCGTGCTGCTCCACGCCCTCCTGGCCATGGGCTGTAAG GCCCAGCATGAGGGGACACCGCTGCCCGCCCTGCCCCTCAGACGATGA
- the YIPF2 gene encoding protein YIPF2 isoform X2 produces MAAADELAFHEFEEASDLLAETPDAATTSGSNQLTPQGHVAVAVDSGVSYGAEEEVEESDRTALLQEEKQQPGFWTFGYYQSFFDVDTSQVLDRIRGSLLPRPGHNFVRHHLRNRPDLYGPFWICATLAFVLAVTGNLTLVLAQRRDPSIHYSPQFHKVTVAGVTIYCYVWLVPLALWAFLRWRKGVRERMGPYTFLETVCIYGYSLFVFIPTVVLWLIPVPWLQWLFGGLALALSAASLVFTLWPVVREDTRLVAAVLLSTVVLLHALLAMGCKPLPLAPPAPPTQAASLSPDLPPLPTARAHAT; encoded by the exons ATGGCAGCGGCCGACGAGCTGGCCTTCCACG AGTTCGAGGAAGCTTCTGATCTGCTGGCCGAGACCCCAGATGCTGCCACCACCAGCGGAAGCAATCAGCTGACCCCACAGGGGCACGTGGCCGTGGCGGTGGACTCGGGTGTCAGTTATGGAGctgaggaggaagtggaggagagTGACAGGACTGCG CTCctgcaggaggagaagcagcagccgGGATTCTGGACGTTTGGCTACTATCAGAGTTTCTTTGATGTGGACACATCCCAG GTCCTGGACCGAATCCGAGGCTCGCTGCTGCCCCGGCCTGGCCACAACTTTGTGCGGCACCATCTGCGGAATCGGCCAGACCTGTATG GCCCCTTCTGGATCTGTGCCACACTGGCTTTCGTCTTGGCCGTCACTGGCAACCTGACCCTGGTGCTGGCCCAGAGGAGAGACCCCTCTATCCACTACAGCCCCCAGTTCCACAAGG TGACAGTGGCCGGCGTCACCATCTACTGCTACGTTTGGCTGGTGCCGCTGGCGCTGTGGGCCTTCCTGCGGTGGCGGAAGGGGGTCCGCGAGCGCATGGGGCCCTACACCTTCCTGGAAACCGTGTGCATCTACGGCTACTCCCTCTTTGTCTTCATCCCCACCGTG GTCCTGTGGCTCATCCCTGTCCCATGGCTGCAGTGGCTCTTTGGGGGGCTGGCCCTGGCCCTGTCAGCTGCTAGCCTGGTGTTCACCCTCTGGCCTGTCGTCCGAGAGGACACCAGGTTGGTGGCTGCGGTGCTGCTCTCGACTGTCGTGCTGCTCCACGCCCTCCTGGCCATGGGCTGTAAG cCGCTGCCTCTGGCGCCCCCGGCCCCCCCCACGCAGGCTGCATCTCTGTCCCCAGACCTCCCGCCTCTGCCCACCGCTAGAGCCCACGCCACCTAG
- the YIPF2 gene encoding protein YIPF2 isoform X1, with amino-acid sequence MAAADELAFHEFEEASDLLAETPDAATTSGSNQLTPQGHVAVAVDSGVSYGAEEEVEESDRTALLQEEKQQPGFWTFGYYQSFFDVDTSQVLDRIRGSLLPRPGHNFVRHHLRNRPDLYGPFWICATLAFVLAVTGNLTLVLAQRRDPSIHYSPQFHKVTVAGVTIYCYVWLVPLALWAFLRWRKGVRERMGPYTFLETVCIYGYSLFVFIPTVVLWLIPVPWLQWLFGGLALALSAASLVFTLWPVVREDTRLVAAVLLSTVVLLHALLAMGCKFYFFQPLPLAPPAPPTQAASLSPDLPPLPTARAHAT; translated from the exons ATGGCAGCGGCCGACGAGCTGGCCTTCCACG AGTTCGAGGAAGCTTCTGATCTGCTGGCCGAGACCCCAGATGCTGCCACCACCAGCGGAAGCAATCAGCTGACCCCACAGGGGCACGTGGCCGTGGCGGTGGACTCGGGTGTCAGTTATGGAGctgaggaggaagtggaggagagTGACAGGACTGCG CTCctgcaggaggagaagcagcagccgGGATTCTGGACGTTTGGCTACTATCAGAGTTTCTTTGATGTGGACACATCCCAG GTCCTGGACCGAATCCGAGGCTCGCTGCTGCCCCGGCCTGGCCACAACTTTGTGCGGCACCATCTGCGGAATCGGCCAGACCTGTATG GCCCCTTCTGGATCTGTGCCACACTGGCTTTCGTCTTGGCCGTCACTGGCAACCTGACCCTGGTGCTGGCCCAGAGGAGAGACCCCTCTATCCACTACAGCCCCCAGTTCCACAAGG TGACAGTGGCCGGCGTCACCATCTACTGCTACGTTTGGCTGGTGCCGCTGGCGCTGTGGGCCTTCCTGCGGTGGCGGAAGGGGGTCCGCGAGCGCATGGGGCCCTACACCTTCCTGGAAACCGTGTGCATCTACGGCTACTCCCTCTTTGTCTTCATCCCCACCGTG GTCCTGTGGCTCATCCCTGTCCCATGGCTGCAGTGGCTCTTTGGGGGGCTGGCCCTGGCCCTGTCAGCTGCTAGCCTGGTGTTCACCCTCTGGCCTGTCGTCCGAGAGGACACCAGGTTGGTGGCTGCGGTGCTGCTCTCGACTGTCGTGCTGCTCCACGCCCTCCTGGCCATGGGCTGTAAG ttttacttcttccagcCGCTGCCTCTGGCGCCCCCGGCCCCCCCCACGCAGGCTGCATCTCTGTCCCCAGACCTCCCGCCTCTGCCCACCGCTAGAGCCCACGCCACCTAG
- the TIMM29 gene encoding mitochondrial import inner membrane translocase subunit Tim29, translating into MATAALKRFWSRNREESGGPAAAKPGVWTRLGSWARVLLRDYAEACRDAAAAARAQPWRAAVYTGLLGGAAACCALAPSEAAFEEALLDASGTLLLLAPATRNRASEDYVQRLLWLRGRGRLRHVNLGLCALVYEAPVDAEASLYQARCRYLQPRWTDFPDRILDLGFVGRWWVLAARMRDCDINDEEFQHLPAHLRVVGPHQLHSETNERLFDEKYKPVVLTDDQVDQALWEEQVLQKEKKDKLALSQADSLVRSEVPR; encoded by the exons ATGGCGACGGCCGCTCTGAAGAGATTTTGGTCCCGAAACCGAGAAGAGTCTGGTGGCCCAGCGGCCGCGAAGCCAGGCGTGTGGACGCGGCTGG GCTCCTGGGCCCGCGTGCTGCTGCGGGACTACGCCGAGGCCTGCCGggacgcggcggcggcggcgcgggctcagccctggcgggcggccgtgtACACGGGGCTGCTGGGCGGCGCGGCGGCCTGCTGTGCGCTGGCGCCGAGCGAGGCGGCCTTTGAGGAGGCGCTGCTGGATGCGTCCGGGACCCTTCTGCTGCTGGCCCCGGCCACGCGCAACCGCGCCTCCGAGGACTACGTGCAGCGGCTGCTGTGGCTGCGGGGTCGCGGCCGCCTCCGCCACGTCAACCTGGGCCTCTGCGCGCTGGTGTACGAGGCGCCCGTCGACGCCGAGGCCAGCCTCTACCAGGCCCGCTGCCGCTACCTGCAGCCCCGCTGGACCGACTTCCCGGACCGAATCCTGGACTTGGGCTTCGTGGGCCGCTGGTGGGTGCTGGCCGCCCGGATGCGCGACTGCGACATCAACGACGAGGAGTTCCAGCACCTGCCGGCTCATCTGCGCGTCGTCGGGCCGCATCAGCTGCATTCCGAGACCAACGAGCGGCTCTTTGACGAGAAGTACAAGCCCGTCGTGCTCACCGACGATCAGGTGGACCAGGCGCTGTGGGAGGAGCAGGTCttgcagaaggagaagaaagacaaACTCGCCCTGAGTCAGGCTGACTCCCTGGTGCGGTCGGAGGTC